One window from the genome of Gimesia aquarii encodes:
- the moaA gene encoding GTP 3',8-cyclase MoaA, whose protein sequence is MENQNQLIDSFGRVHNNLRISVTDRCNIRCFYCMPSENVQFVHRSKILSFEEIIRFVRLVVPMGVNKIRLTGGEPLVRRQIPELVKMLSEIPGIDDIGITTNGILLPQYAQELYDAGLRRINISLDALNAKKFEEITRRDDFEKVIEGIQSAHAAGFDPVKINAVSIRNMSEEEIVPFGRLARETGAEIRFIEFMPLDADNQWEREKVLFAHEIQEILTQGIMPLVAEKQSDQSAPASNFVFEDGVGRIGFIASISNPFCMSCNRFRLTADGKLRNCLFSLEETDIRELFQSNASDEQIIEAVRNSIAAKKEGHEINTARFIQPDRPMYSIGG, encoded by the coding sequence ATGGAAAACCAAAATCAGCTTATCGATTCGTTCGGGCGCGTGCATAATAATTTGCGAATTAGCGTCACGGATCGTTGTAATATTCGCTGTTTTTACTGTATGCCCTCTGAAAATGTTCAATTTGTGCATCGGAGCAAGATTTTATCATTTGAAGAGATTATCAGATTTGTACGTCTCGTCGTCCCCATGGGAGTGAATAAAATACGTTTAACTGGCGGCGAACCTCTAGTCAGAAGACAGATTCCCGAACTGGTTAAAATGCTTTCAGAAATCCCGGGTATCGATGATATCGGGATTACGACAAACGGAATTCTTCTGCCACAATACGCACAGGAATTATACGATGCTGGATTAAGGCGCATTAATATTAGCTTGGACGCCTTGAATGCGAAGAAATTCGAAGAGATTACTCGTCGTGACGACTTTGAGAAGGTAATAGAGGGGATTCAATCAGCTCACGCAGCTGGCTTTGATCCAGTAAAAATCAACGCGGTTTCGATTCGTAATATGTCGGAAGAGGAAATTGTTCCGTTTGGACGTTTGGCACGTGAAACCGGTGCAGAAATTCGTTTTATTGAATTTATGCCCCTGGATGCAGACAATCAGTGGGAGCGGGAAAAGGTCTTATTTGCACATGAGATTCAAGAAATTCTCACACAGGGAATTATGCCTCTGGTTGCAGAGAAGCAGTCCGACCAAAGTGCACCCGCTTCTAATTTCGTCTTTGAAGATGGAGTGGGACGAATTGGTTTTATTGCCTCCATCAGTAATCCCTTCTGCATGAGTTGTAATCGTTTTCGTTTGACCGCCGATGGTAAGCTTCGGAATTGTTTATTCAGCCTGGAAGAGACAGATATACGGGAGTTATTCCAATCGAATGCTTCGGATGAACAAATAATTGAAGCGGTACGAAATAGCATTGCGGCTAAAAAAGAAGGGCATGAGATCAATACGGCACGATTTATTCAGCCAGATCGCCCAATGTACTCTATCGGCGGTTAA
- a CDS encoding type IV pilus twitching motility protein PilT, with protein sequence MATVQIDKLLETVVKERVSDLHITTGQPPVVRVGGRMVRLETKSLEPDDTVALMKSITPERNQQELQEVGGTDFGFAFGDKARFRVSVFKQRGHIAMVLRRIPNEFLTFEQLGLPTVIGDLLERPRGLFLVTGPTGSGKTTSLASMINHMNDTMDHHIITMEDPIEYYHDHKKSTINQREIGVDVPTFPEALRRALRQDPDVILVGEMRDLETISAAITAAETGHVVFGTLHTTGAQGTVDRIIDVFPTNQQDQIRTQLSTSIIGILSQALMPKKPKGLVAAYEMLVVTPAIANLIREAKTYRINSSIQTGRKFGMQLLDDALFNLWRDGLCEEKDVVMRSNNPGELKAKIAMAKKGLLEDEDEDEDDFED encoded by the coding sequence ATGGCAACAGTTCAGATTGATAAGCTGCTGGAGACGGTAGTTAAAGAGAGAGTGAGCGACTTACATATCACGACAGGCCAGCCACCCGTTGTTCGAGTTGGAGGACGTATGGTCCGACTCGAAACAAAAAGCCTGGAGCCAGATGATACTGTTGCATTAATGAAGAGTATCACGCCCGAGCGAAATCAGCAGGAACTGCAGGAGGTTGGAGGGACCGACTTCGGATTTGCGTTTGGTGACAAAGCACGATTCCGTGTGTCTGTATTCAAGCAGCGTGGCCATATTGCGATGGTACTGAGGCGTATTCCGAATGAGTTCCTCACTTTTGAGCAGCTCGGACTGCCCACAGTCATTGGCGATCTGCTAGAACGCCCCCGTGGTCTTTTTCTGGTGACAGGTCCTACTGGTAGCGGTAAAACGACCAGTCTGGCCAGTATGATCAATCATATGAATGATACGATGGATCACCACATCATCACGATGGAAGATCCCATTGAATATTATCATGACCATAAAAAATCGACCATTAATCAACGTGAAATTGGGGTTGATGTTCCTACTTTCCCCGAAGCATTGCGGCGTGCCTTACGGCAAGATCCCGATGTGATTCTGGTGGGGGAAATGCGTGACCTCGAAACAATTTCTGCTGCGATTACAGCTGCGGAAACAGGGCATGTTGTCTTTGGAACATTGCATACGACAGGGGCTCAAGGAACCGTGGATCGAATTATCGATGTGTTTCCTACCAACCAGCAAGACCAGATTCGAACCCAGTTGTCAACGTCCATTATCGGTATTCTCAGTCAGGCACTAATGCCTAAAAAGCCAAAAGGTCTGGTTGCCGCTTATGAGATGCTGGTGGTTACGCCGGCGATTGCCAACTTGATTCGTGAGGCCAAGACCTATCGAATTAATTCTAGTATTCAGACCGGGCGAAAATTTGGAATGCAATTATTGGATGATGCTCTATTCAATCTTTGGCGTGACGGACTTTGTGAGGAAAAAGACGTTGTCATGCGATCTAACAATCCGGGTGAACTCAAAGCCAAGATTGCGATGGCCAAGAAAGGCTTGTTGGAAGACGAAGATGAAGATGAAGATGATTTTGAAGATTAG
- a CDS encoding GspE/PulE family protein, whose amino-acid sequence MAARRLGQIMVDLGYISEDQLWDILEEQKQSPGEVIGQVGIRMGLVTDEQVTQALAEQWGMPVVELAETNISPKVLELVPETMASIYKIMPVSLKDDVLTVAMADPQNVAALDDLRNFLGYDVRGAVSNLQDVEEAIARHYSEHEDSIEDVIGTIEDELGEDNSKNVYDLSSSEEIADAAPIRKLLNMVMLLAIKDQASDIHLEPFEDEFKIRVRADGVLYEMVPPPRHLANAIVSRVKIMADLDIAERRLPQDGRIELNVGGNPVDLRVSVLPTLFGEAVVMRVLDRTVVQLDLNKIGMDPVTLTRFREMIHRPNGIVLVTGPTGSGKTTTLYSALNELNVIEEKIITTEDPIEYDIDGLIQVPVNPDIEVTFASVLRAILRHDPDQILIGEIRDYETAEIAVQSALTGHLVFSTLHTNDAPSAITRLRDMGVPTFLITATVEAIQAQRLVRTICKECRTEFEPSDELLMELQLPIEQARQYSFYYGKGCATCNNSGYKGRTGLYELMDVTDEIRDLITADASTDDIRNVARSQGMTTLREAGLKLIFDGVTTIDEVVRETVMEDIE is encoded by the coding sequence ATGGCAGCAAGACGCCTTGGTCAAATTATGGTCGATCTGGGATACATCTCAGAAGATCAGTTATGGGATATTCTGGAAGAACAAAAACAGAGTCCGGGTGAAGTCATTGGCCAGGTCGGGATTCGGATGGGACTGGTTACCGATGAGCAAGTTACGCAGGCTCTGGCCGAGCAGTGGGGCATGCCGGTCGTCGAGTTGGCCGAAACCAATATCTCACCCAAAGTACTTGAACTTGTTCCCGAAACGATGGCATCGATTTACAAAATTATGCCTGTTTCGTTGAAAGATGATGTGCTGACGGTCGCTATGGCTGACCCTCAAAATGTGGCAGCACTGGATGACCTGAGAAACTTCCTGGGGTACGACGTACGTGGGGCGGTTTCGAATCTGCAAGATGTTGAAGAAGCAATCGCCCGCCACTATTCGGAGCATGAAGATAGCATCGAAGATGTGATTGGAACTATTGAAGATGAACTAGGTGAAGATAATAGTAAGAACGTTTATGACCTTTCGTCTTCTGAAGAAATTGCCGATGCCGCGCCTATTCGGAAACTGCTGAATATGGTCATGTTGCTGGCCATTAAAGACCAGGCGAGTGACATTCATTTGGAACCGTTTGAGGATGAATTCAAGATCCGTGTTCGCGCAGATGGTGTCTTGTATGAAATGGTGCCTCCCCCTCGTCACTTGGCGAACGCAATCGTCTCACGTGTCAAAATTATGGCGGATCTGGATATTGCAGAACGACGTTTGCCTCAGGATGGTCGTATTGAACTAAACGTGGGCGGGAATCCCGTCGACTTGCGCGTGAGTGTGCTACCCACGCTGTTTGGTGAGGCCGTAGTTATGCGGGTTCTTGACCGAACTGTCGTGCAGTTGGACTTAAATAAGATCGGTATGGACCCTGTTACGCTCACACGTTTTCGTGAAATGATCCACCGACCCAATGGAATTGTGCTGGTTACCGGGCCGACTGGAAGTGGAAAAACGACGACTTTGTATTCGGCTTTGAACGAACTGAACGTGATCGAAGAAAAAATCATCACAACCGAAGATCCGATCGAATATGACATTGATGGTCTGATTCAGGTTCCCGTAAATCCTGATATCGAAGTCACGTTCGCTTCGGTATTGCGGGCAATCTTGCGTCACGACCCTGATCAGATTCTGATTGGCGAAATTCGCGATTACGAGACAGCTGAAATTGCTGTGCAGAGTGCACTGACCGGTCACCTGGTGTTTAGCACGTTGCATACTAACGATGCACCTTCGGCGATCACACGTTTGCGTGATATGGGGGTTCCAACCTTCCTGATTACGGCGACAGTGGAAGCCATTCAGGCGCAACGTCTGGTACGAACGATTTGCAAGGAATGTCGTACAGAGTTTGAACCTAGTGACGAATTGTTAATGGAATTGCAGCTCCCCATAGAACAGGCCCGCCAATACAGCTTCTATTACGGGAAAGGTTGTGCGACCTGTAATAACTCGGGGTATAAGGGGCGAACTGGTCTCTATGAATTAATGGATGTAACTGATGAAATTCGCGATTTGATTACCGCAGATGCTTCAACGGATGACATTCGAAATGTGGCCCGTAGTCAGGGGATGACCACATTGCGAGAAGCAGGATTGAAATTGATTTTTGACGGAGTTACCACGATCGACGAAGTCGTTCGCGAAACTGTGATGGAAGATATTGAGTAA
- a CDS encoding type II secretion system protein, whose protein sequence is MKRRSPIALTASQRNRRAFTLIELMVAIVIILILLGLLIPAIGAVRLRAQQAQVRTEITNLEAAITAFKADFGMDPPSFINLYEDGSATWDQHSKSLIRKMWPQFQFGINRDINNDGDTSDTFELSAGECLVFFLGGVFDSTGKAPNGFSKNPANPFSIASGGTNRQGPYFEFDTSRFTDIDSDNAAEYKDAFPSQQLPYLYLSSYGGRGYRTAELPSIPALGVNVTNVYHQGTPGDPLGPAYKPKSFQIISPGADSQYGSGGNYDPDKNFPSGRTVEADNMTNFTNGSLK, encoded by the coding sequence ATGAAACGTCGGTCGCCAATAGCCCTTACGGCGTCACAACGAAACAGACGTGCTTTCACGCTGATCGAACTCATGGTCGCCATTGTGATTATCCTGATTCTACTTGGGTTACTAATTCCTGCCATAGGTGCTGTGCGGCTGCGAGCACAACAAGCACAAGTTCGTACGGAAATTACCAACTTGGAAGCGGCAATCACTGCTTTCAAGGCAGATTTCGGCATGGATCCTCCGAGTTTTATCAATTTGTATGAGGATGGTAGCGCTACCTGGGATCAGCACAGCAAGTCGTTGATTCGCAAGATGTGGCCTCAGTTTCAATTCGGTATCAACAGAGATATTAACAATGATGGTGACACCTCAGACACATTCGAGCTCAGTGCTGGTGAATGTCTGGTGTTTTTCCTGGGAGGGGTCTTTGATTCAACGGGTAAGGCTCCGAATGGATTCTCAAAAAACCCTGCCAACCCATTTTCGATTGCTTCGGGTGGGACAAATCGACAGGGGCCTTACTTTGAATTTGATACATCACGTTTCACGGATATCGATTCAGATAACGCCGCTGAATATAAAGATGCATTCCCCAGTCAGCAGTTGCCCTATTTGTATCTCAGCAGTTATGGCGGACGTGGTTATCGTACTGCTGAATTACCATCCATTCCTGCTTTAGGCGTAAATGTCACTAATGTGTATCATCAGGGTACGCCTGGCGATCCACTCGGTCCAGCTTACAAACCCAAATCATTCCAGATTATTTCTCCAGGCGCAGACTCTCAGTATGGCAGCGGTGGAAATTATGACCCAGATAAAAACTTTCCGTCGGGACGCACCGTAGAGGCGGATAACATGACCAATTTTACTAACGGATCACTCAAGTAA
- a CDS encoding type II secretion system F family protein, with product MPVYQYEAMDNTGLEVKDTIEAPTEADAQTLIKEKGFFVTKIAEKGRGKKQKKGAAAKGGGGKKASPKKGGFSIGGVRPKQLTTFTRQLSTLQDAGLPILRSLRILEAQAKPGPLKASLDGVIEDIESGNTLSEAMGKQPKCFDNLYVNMVKAGEAGGALEVILQRLAEFKERAQSLKKKVQGAMIYPVAVITVASLIVGFIMYWIIPKFKKIFLDFGTELPGITLLLMSISDIVVSYFYLFPAIPLALWIFIKIVKKNKKGAFVVDWISLRIPLLGKIISKSVTARTCRTLGTLIASGVPILEAIIIARDTAGNMVFQRAFDTIYAAIREGETMAVPLREARIVDDIVVNMVDVGEETGALDNMLYKVADVYDEEVAVLVDALVSLLEPLMVIVLGLIVGFIVIALFMPLIKLLNDLS from the coding sequence ATGCCGGTTTATCAATATGAGGCAATGGATAATACAGGACTCGAGGTGAAAGACACCATCGAAGCGCCTACTGAAGCAGATGCCCAGACTCTCATTAAAGAGAAGGGGTTTTTCGTTACGAAAATCGCCGAAAAAGGCCGTGGCAAGAAACAGAAAAAAGGTGCCGCCGCAAAGGGTGGAGGGGGCAAGAAAGCCAGTCCCAAAAAAGGTGGTTTTTCCATTGGTGGGGTTCGTCCGAAGCAGTTGACTACCTTTACTCGACAGCTTTCTACTCTCCAGGATGCAGGTCTGCCGATTTTGAGAAGTCTTCGTATTCTGGAAGCGCAGGCAAAACCGGGGCCCTTAAAAGCATCTCTGGATGGAGTGATTGAAGACATTGAATCTGGTAATACTCTTTCCGAAGCGATGGGCAAACAACCTAAGTGTTTTGACAACCTTTATGTCAACATGGTGAAAGCCGGTGAAGCCGGTGGTGCTTTGGAAGTCATCCTCCAACGACTGGCTGAGTTTAAAGAACGCGCCCAAAGTTTAAAGAAGAAAGTCCAGGGAGCCATGATCTACCCGGTGGCGGTGATCACCGTTGCCAGTTTGATCGTCGGTTTCATTATGTACTGGATTATTCCGAAGTTCAAAAAGATCTTCCTCGACTTCGGTACAGAATTGCCTGGTATTACGCTTTTGTTGATGAGCATCAGTGATATCGTGGTTTCCTACTTTTACCTCTTTCCGGCGATTCCTCTTGCTTTGTGGATCTTTATCAAAATTGTCAAGAAGAACAAGAAAGGGGCGTTTGTCGTCGACTGGATATCCCTGCGCATACCGTTATTAGGGAAGATTATCAGTAAGTCGGTGACCGCTCGGACGTGTCGTACCTTGGGAACACTCATTGCCTCCGGGGTGCCGATTCTAGAGGCGATTATCATCGCCCGTGATACAGCCGGGAACATGGTATTTCAAAGAGCATTCGACACGATTTATGCAGCGATCCGCGAAGGGGAAACAATGGCGGTTCCTTTAAGAGAAGCACGGATTGTGGATGATATCGTGGTCAATATGGTAGATGTGGGTGAAGAAACAGGGGCACTCGATAATATGCTCTACAAAGTTGCCGACGTCTATGATGAAGAGGTTGCCGTTCTCGTGGATGCTTTAGTGAGTTTGCTGGAACCTCTAATGGTGATCGTTCTTGGTTTAATCGTGGGCTTTATTGTGATTGCGCTCTTTATGCCCTTGATTAAACTATTGAATGACCTTTCGTAG
- a CDS encoding type II secretion system protein, with translation MRRLQTHQAIRAIRGGFTIVELMMVVGILLFLIATSAFVVRNIGNKGREKATMATIVKVNGLLSQRIQSFQKLLESKRSEKLIQPRLSSKRGQLVSELGNKKYYSLTDPIVEILVKKDLFRESFPQFIGDSQTINNAMDAITAPGTAGNLGADGGISISSEYLYFVLTKYNGLGIAPVGEDVFSASEVKDTDGDGLKEFVDGWGRPLRFYRWPTRLFRPYGIGTIRRDVAGPFFSGLSPLPTSTNERDPLTVDADDPLGRLANEDTRSGGLVGTLFNDSANYYYDSDPLTLFPCEYGVMDTYWLPLIVSAGEDGILGLYEPYDFTNNGVLAQPIAVPVVEGVFDNITNHNQRAGGR, from the coding sequence ATGCGTCGTTTACAAACACATCAAGCTATTCGAGCCATACGAGGCGGTTTTACGATCGTGGAATTGATGATGGTTGTTGGCATCTTGCTGTTTTTGATCGCGACATCAGCATTCGTGGTGCGTAACATCGGTAATAAAGGCCGTGAAAAAGCCACGATGGCGACGATTGTCAAAGTGAATGGCTTGCTTAGCCAGCGGATTCAGTCTTTTCAGAAACTCCTGGAATCCAAGCGATCTGAGAAACTGATTCAGCCCCGGTTGAGCAGTAAACGGGGGCAGCTGGTTTCAGAACTGGGGAATAAAAAATATTACTCCTTGACAGACCCTATCGTAGAAATTTTGGTAAAGAAGGATCTCTTTCGGGAAAGCTTCCCGCAGTTTATTGGAGATAGTCAAACAATCAACAATGCCATGGATGCGATCACAGCGCCTGGCACGGCTGGAAATCTGGGCGCTGATGGTGGTATCAGCATCAGTTCCGAATATCTTTATTTTGTACTGACAAAATATAATGGCCTTGGTATTGCTCCGGTGGGAGAAGATGTTTTTTCCGCTTCCGAAGTGAAAGACACCGATGGTGATGGGTTGAAAGAATTTGTCGATGGCTGGGGCAGGCCTCTGCGGTTCTATCGCTGGCCGACACGTCTATTTCGTCCTTACGGTATTGGCACAATTCGTCGCGATGTTGCAGGTCCCTTTTTCAGTGGTCTGTCTCCGTTACCTACTTCAACAAATGAACGGGATCCTCTGACTGTAGATGCAGACGATCCTCTGGGGCGGTTGGCTAACGAGGACACCCGCTCGGGTGGTCTGGTTGGTACGCTCTTTAATGACTCAGCTAATTACTATTATGACTCTGATCCGCTCACTCTCTTCCCCTGTGAATACGGGGTAATGGATACATACTGGCTGCCTCTGATTGTTTCCGCTGGGGAGGATGGAATCTTGGGGCTATACGAACCTTATGACTTCACCAACAATGGTGTACTAGCACAACCTATTGCTGTGCCCGTTGTGGAAGGAGTTTTTGATAATATTACCAATCACAATCAACGAGCCGGAGGAAGGTAA
- a CDS encoding GspE/PulE family protein, with amino-acid sequence MSDDWMQQLVDDGFLGPAQLDEASSLASSMGISPGEALVKLGYVGAEVIAQAQASLYGYEFVDLESVEIPQSVIELVPESMARENTVIPVGMKGDSLQIALHDPMKYEVLDKLRFIINRDIDVVMAPIESIQAAINRHYGQSETESVDTMLKEFTETAIDITATELATSANVEEEDDSAPVIRLANLIISEAVNMRASDIHVEPFEDRIRIRYRIDGVLIERDSPPRRLLMALVSRFKIMASMDIAEKRRPQDGRIKTSFGGKDFDLRVSILPTNHGQAVVMRILDRDNIKVGIRNLGFSEENYRRFQTIIRRPNGIFLVTGPTGSGKTTTLYSALGELNRPDRKIITAEDPVEYYLPGINQVEVKHNIGLDFSRIIRAMLRQAPNVILVGEIRDVETAEMAIQASLTGHLVFSTLHTNDAPGSITRLIDMGVQPFLVASSVMAVMAQRLVRVVCGKCVETYTPDPGELEYLGLGPSQLESAIFNRGKGCNTCSHTGYKGRKAVFELMMMNSAIREMTFRSEPSQNIRRQARLFGMKSLAEDAAEKALLGITTLSEAMKLAKGLE; translated from the coding sequence ATGTCCGATGATTGGATGCAACAGTTAGTAGATGATGGGTTTCTAGGTCCAGCTCAGTTGGATGAAGCCTCAAGTCTAGCCAGCTCAATGGGAATTTCTCCCGGTGAAGCTCTGGTCAAGCTGGGATACGTCGGTGCGGAGGTCATTGCGCAGGCACAAGCCTCCCTGTATGGATACGAATTTGTCGATTTGGAGTCAGTTGAGATTCCCCAATCAGTGATCGAATTGGTTCCCGAATCAATGGCACGGGAAAATACAGTCATTCCAGTTGGAATGAAGGGAGATTCGCTGCAAATAGCGCTGCATGATCCTATGAAATACGAGGTTTTGGATAAGCTGCGTTTTATCATTAATCGTGACATCGATGTTGTGATGGCTCCCATCGAGTCGATTCAGGCAGCGATCAACAGACACTACGGTCAAAGTGAAACTGAGTCTGTTGATACAATGTTGAAAGAGTTTACAGAAACGGCCATTGATATTACAGCTACAGAGTTGGCCACCTCTGCCAATGTAGAGGAAGAAGATGATAGCGCCCCTGTAATTCGGCTGGCGAATCTGATTATCAGCGAAGCGGTAAACATGCGGGCCAGTGATATCCACGTTGAACCGTTCGAAGATCGCATCCGCATTCGATATCGAATCGATGGAGTTCTGATTGAGCGGGATAGTCCTCCTCGACGATTGTTGATGGCATTAGTTTCACGTTTCAAGATCATGGCTTCCATGGATATCGCTGAAAAACGTCGTCCACAGGACGGTCGAATTAAAACGTCCTTTGGAGGAAAAGACTTTGACTTGCGTGTGAGTATTCTTCCCACGAATCACGGGCAGGCAGTCGTGATGCGTATTTTGGATCGAGATAATATTAAAGTGGGGATTCGGAACCTCGGATTTTCAGAAGAGAACTATCGACGATTCCAAACCATCATTCGCAGGCCCAATGGTATCTTCCTGGTCACAGGCCCGACGGGAAGTGGGAAAACTACAACTTTGTATAGTGCTTTGGGTGAGTTAAACAGGCCTGACCGAAAGATTATTACAGCGGAAGACCCAGTAGAATACTATTTACCTGGGATCAATCAGGTGGAAGTAAAGCATAATATTGGCTTGGATTTTTCCCGAATTATTCGTGCAATGTTGCGTCAGGCACCCAATGTGATTCTAGTGGGAGAGATTCGGGATGTTGAAACAGCTGAGATGGCGATTCAAGCTTCTTTGACAGGACACTTGGTATTCAGTACTCTTCATACGAACGATGCGCCCGGTTCTATTACACGATTGATCGACATGGGGGTACAACCGTTCCTCGTCGCATCGAGTGTCATGGCGGTCATGGCTCAGCGTTTGGTTCGTGTTGTCTGTGGTAAATGTGTGGAGACTTATACGCCAGATCCGGGGGAATTGGAGTACCTTGGTTTGGGACCCAGTCAGCTCGAATCCGCGATCTTCAATCGAGGCAAAGGTTGTAACACGTGTTCACATACTGGCTACAAAGGTCGAAAGGCAGTCTTTGAGCTGATGATGATGAATTCCGCTATACGTGAAATGACTTTTCGAAGTGAGCCTTCACAAAATATTCGAAGGCAGGCACGTTTGTTCGGTATGAAATCGTTAGCAGAAGATGCTGCAGAAAAGGCACTTTTGGGAATTACCACGCTTTCCGAAGCGATGAAATTAGCTAAGGGATTGGAGTGA
- a CDS encoding aminotransferase class V-fold PLP-dependent enzyme, producing the protein MSEQQSIYLDNAATSFPKPESVYSAVDHYNRCVGAPVGRGAYRTSIELQSSIDQCRKLAAQILGASRPEEVAFSFNGTDSLNIIIHGVLKPGDHVITSDVEHNSVFRPLQTLKERWGLETTYVPANQQGIVDAVSFREAIRENTRLMILNHASNVTGSIQPVCEVGELAQKAGVLFLVDAAQTAGHLPMDVSRMPIDFLACSGHKGLMGPLGTGLIYLRSESAERVRSFRQGGTGTRSEEETQPLSLPDKFESGNHNAPGLVGLKAALEYILEKGVVQLRQHEQELTSRLLEGFRQLPDFEVPGPEQVESRVGVVSLVSQMVEPQILASVLDENFGIQTRAGLHCAPRIHRAIQSLDYGGTLRFSPGAFNSLSQIESTISAMEDLLHSFRL; encoded by the coding sequence ATGAGTGAGCAGCAGTCGATTTATTTAGATAACGCAGCAACCAGCTTTCCCAAACCGGAATCTGTCTATTCAGCCGTAGATCACTATAACCGGTGTGTGGGAGCCCCCGTTGGTCGTGGTGCTTATCGGACTTCAATCGAGTTACAGTCCTCGATTGATCAGTGTCGAAAGCTAGCAGCCCAGATATTGGGAGCATCTCGGCCTGAAGAAGTGGCGTTCAGTTTTAATGGGACGGACAGTCTGAATATCATTATTCATGGAGTTCTCAAGCCCGGCGATCATGTGATTACGTCAGATGTGGAACACAATTCTGTTTTCAGACCTCTGCAGACGCTCAAAGAACGATGGGGGTTGGAAACGACCTATGTTCCGGCAAATCAGCAAGGCATAGTGGATGCGGTTTCTTTTCGTGAAGCGATTCGAGAGAACACGCGGTTGATGATTCTGAATCATGCCTCTAATGTGACCGGTTCCATACAACCGGTATGCGAAGTCGGAGAGCTCGCTCAAAAAGCAGGAGTTTTATTTCTTGTAGATGCCGCACAAACGGCAGGGCATCTGCCAATGGACGTTTCCCGGATGCCGATTGATTTTCTAGCTTGCTCGGGCCATAAGGGGCTGATGGGGCCATTAGGAACAGGGTTAATTTATCTTCGTTCCGAGAGTGCTGAGCGAGTGAGGAGCTTCCGCCAGGGAGGTACGGGAACTCGTAGCGAGGAAGAAACACAACCACTTAGTTTACCTGATAAATTTGAATCAGGAAATCATAATGCCCCCGGTCTGGTCGGATTAAAGGCCGCTCTCGAATACATTCTGGAAAAAGGTGTCGTACAACTACGCCAGCATGAACAAGAATTAACGTCTCGCCTTCTGGAAGGTTTTCGCCAGCTTCCTGACTTCGAGGTGCCGGGGCCTGAACAGGTTGAGTCGCGAGTTGGAGTCGTCAGTTTAGTGAGTCAAATGGTTGAACCACAGATACTGGCATCAGTCCTGGACGAAAATTTTGGTATCCAGACGAGAGCAGGTTTACACTGTGCACCACGGATCCATCGTGCAATTCAGTCGTTAGATTATGGAGGGACTTTACGGTTCAGTCCTGGGGCTTTTAATTCTCTCTCACAAATTGAATCCACCATTTCTGCTATGGAAGATTTGCTTCATTCCTTTCGACTTTGA